One region of Longimicrobiaceae bacterium genomic DNA includes:
- a CDS encoding STAS-like domain-containing protein: MKTIELSVARDFSRTPGSRYRDEGDFSGEEFREELLQPAVKQALVERSQLHVNLDGTAGYGTSFLEEAFGGLVRSSGFTGPELLAVLRFTSKEEVYLVEDILGYINDAEQVRATRSPAGAW, from the coding sequence ATGAAGACGATTGAACTGTCCGTCGCTCGCGACTTCAGCCGGACACCTGGTTCGCGATACCGAGACGAGGGGGACTTCTCAGGGGAGGAGTTCCGGGAGGAACTCCTCCAACCGGCCGTGAAGCAGGCCTTGGTGGAACGTTCGCAGTTGCACGTTAACCTGGACGGGACCGCGGGGTATGGCACCTCCTTCCTCGAGGAAGCGTTTGGGGGCTTGGTCCGGTCGAGCGGATTTACCGGGCCTGAACTCCTTGCGGTGCTGCGGTTCACATCGAAAGAGGAAGTCTACCTCGTAGAGGATATCCTCGGGTATATCAACGATGCTGAGCAAGTTCGAGCAACGCGAAGCCCAGCTGGGGCCTGGTGA